In Pseudonocardia sp. C8, one genomic interval encodes:
- the macS gene encoding MacS family sensor histidine kinase: MTGLPERARSRVRGATLVDVEHPLEPFWRGVIAYRLLTLLTVAGVTVYHLGSGYERPAAAVGVLLVMAAWTAVTSWGYLGGLPGAPDRRGRLALADLAVCVAIMATTPWVVRVDHLDAGGPGMGSIWTSGAVLACAVAYRVRGGTAAALVISAALVLSKERFGVLELGDIQLLVLAGLTVGFASHVLERTASRLRRLAAEQAAAAERERLTRSIHDGVLQVLAHVRRRGAEIGGAATELGVLAGEQETAVRALLSGSGTTDAHGRRDLAAALRILASERVTVAAPGRPVEFPAAVVDEVEGAVRAALANVALHAGPAARAWVLVEELPGAVEVSVRDDGPGIPEGRLAEAEAEGRLGVSRSIRGRVEEIGGTLTLDTGPDVGTEWVIRLHRGDT; encoded by the coding sequence ATGACCGGATTGCCGGAACGGGCCCGCTCGCGGGTGCGGGGCGCGACACTCGTCGACGTGGAGCACCCGCTGGAGCCGTTCTGGCGCGGGGTCATCGCCTACCGGCTGCTGACGCTGCTCACCGTCGCCGGCGTGACGGTGTACCACCTCGGCAGCGGCTACGAGCGTCCCGCGGCCGCCGTCGGCGTGCTGCTGGTGATGGCGGCCTGGACGGCGGTGACGTCCTGGGGCTACCTGGGCGGGCTGCCGGGCGCCCCGGACCGGCGGGGGCGGCTCGCCCTGGCCGATCTCGCGGTCTGTGTCGCGATCATGGCCACGACCCCGTGGGTCGTGCGGGTGGACCACCTCGACGCGGGCGGGCCCGGCATGGGGTCGATCTGGACGTCCGGGGCGGTGCTGGCCTGCGCGGTCGCGTACCGCGTCCGCGGCGGGACGGCCGCCGCGCTGGTGATCTCCGCTGCCCTGGTGCTGTCCAAGGAGCGCTTCGGCGTCCTCGAGCTGGGCGACATCCAGCTGCTCGTGCTGGCCGGGCTGACCGTCGGGTTCGCCTCGCACGTGCTGGAACGCACCGCGTCCCGGCTGCGCCGCCTCGCCGCCGAGCAGGCCGCCGCCGCGGAGCGGGAGCGGCTCACCCGGTCCATCCACGACGGCGTCCTGCAGGTCCTCGCGCACGTCCGGCGGCGCGGCGCCGAGATCGGCGGGGCCGCCACCGAGCTGGGTGTGCTGGCCGGGGAGCAGGAGACCGCGGTGCGGGCCCTGCTCAGCGGCTCCGGGACGACCGACGCGCACGGCCGGCGCGACCTCGCCGCCGCGCTGCGGATCCTCGCCTCGGAGCGGGTGACCGTGGCGGCGCCGGGACGCCCGGTCGAGTTCCCCGCGGCCGTCGTCGACGAGGTGGAGGGTGCCGTGCGGGCGGCGCTGGCCAACGTCGCCCTGCACGCCGGGCCGGCCGCCCGCGCGTGGGTGCTGGTGGAGGAGCTGCCCGGTGCGGTCGAGGTCAGCGTGCGCGACGACGGGCCGGGGATCCCCGAGGGCCGCCTCGCCGAGGCCGAGGCGGAGGGGCGGCTGGGCGTGTCCCGCTCGATCCGCGGCCGGGTCGAGGAGATCGGCGGCACGCTGACGCTGGACACGGGTCCGGACGTCGGTACTGAATGGGTCATCCGGCTGCACAGGGGGGACACGTGA
- the glgP gene encoding alpha-glucan family phosphorylase, with product MRALRRFTVRAQLPGPLAPLQTLATNLRWTWHAPTRDLFASLDPDAWDACGHDPVRLLGEIPSNRLAELAEDETVAARVAEEAAGLERYLDEPRWYQDEHDPRLPAAVAYFSMEFGVSEVLPNYSGGLGVLAGDHLKAASDLGVPLIGVGLLYRSGYFRQSLSLDGWQLEHYPAIDPQGLPLQLLAEPDGAPVLVRVAMPGDRTLAARIWLARVGRVPLLLLDTDIEENEPDLRGVTDRLYGGDQNHRIQQEILIGVGGVRAVRAFCRTTGHPAPEVFHTNEGHAGFLGLERIRELCTGAAVTSNGAGPSSSSAATASGTGLDFDEALAAVRAGTVFTTHTPVPAGIDRFGIDLVRHYLTDRLLPGLPTDRLLALGSEDDPEMFNMAHMGLRLAQRANGVSRLHGIVSREMFGGLWSGFDRDEVPIGSVTNGVHGPTWEAGQVTEVIGEPGDEVRGTSDADLWALRNTLRSRLVDEVRRRVKAAWLERGASEPELGWTDHVFDPDVLTVGFARRVPTYKRLTLMLRDPERLRALLLDPHQPVQLIVAGKSHPADDGGKALIQQIVRFADDAGVRHRIVFLPDYDMSMARYLYWGCDVWLNNPLRPLEACGTSGMKSALNGGLNLSIRDGWWDEFYDGGNGWAIPTADGVEDPARRDDLEANALYELIATQVGPAFYDRTDGVPLRWVEMVRHTLTTLRPKVQATRMVGEYVQDWYAPAARAAADAAADDYAAARDLAQYRARLTKAWNHVRITGVDASGLPDTPVVGSPMTVRAGVELAGLDPSDVVVEAVVGRVNDADELADPVTAAMEHRGNGSWEVEVPLPHAGLTGYTVRVLPHHPHLASSVELGRIVVAAEPPVSG from the coding sequence GTGAGAGCCCTCCGCCGATTCACCGTCCGTGCCCAGCTCCCCGGGCCGCTCGCGCCGCTGCAGACGCTGGCGACGAACCTGCGGTGGACGTGGCACGCGCCCACCCGGGACCTGTTCGCCTCGCTCGACCCGGACGCCTGGGACGCCTGCGGCCACGACCCGGTCCGGTTGCTCGGCGAGATCCCGAGCAACCGGCTCGCCGAGCTCGCCGAGGACGAGACCGTCGCGGCCCGGGTCGCCGAGGAGGCGGCCGGCCTGGAGCGCTACCTGGACGAGCCGCGCTGGTACCAGGACGAGCATGACCCGCGGCTGCCCGCGGCCGTCGCCTACTTCTCGATGGAGTTCGGCGTCTCCGAGGTGCTGCCCAACTACTCCGGCGGGCTCGGCGTGCTGGCCGGTGACCACCTCAAGGCGGCATCGGACCTGGGCGTCCCGCTGATCGGCGTCGGACTGCTGTACCGATCCGGGTACTTCCGGCAGTCGCTCTCCCTCGACGGCTGGCAGCTCGAGCACTACCCGGCGATCGACCCGCAGGGGCTGCCGCTGCAGCTGCTCGCCGAGCCCGACGGCGCCCCGGTGCTGGTGCGGGTCGCGATGCCCGGCGACCGGACGCTGGCGGCGCGGATCTGGCTGGCCCGGGTCGGGCGGGTGCCGCTGCTGCTGCTCGACACCGACATCGAGGAGAACGAACCCGACCTGCGCGGGGTCACCGACCGGCTCTACGGCGGCGACCAGAACCACCGCATCCAGCAGGAGATCCTGATCGGAGTGGGCGGGGTCCGCGCGGTCCGGGCGTTCTGCCGGACGACCGGGCACCCGGCACCCGAGGTCTTCCACACCAACGAGGGGCACGCCGGTTTCCTCGGGCTGGAGCGGATCCGGGAGCTGTGCACCGGTGCGGCCGTCACGTCGAACGGGGCGGGCCCGTCGTCGAGCTCGGCGGCGACCGCGTCCGGGACCGGGCTGGACTTCGACGAGGCGCTCGCCGCCGTCCGCGCCGGGACGGTGTTCACCACCCACACCCCGGTGCCGGCCGGCATCGACCGGTTCGGCATCGACCTGGTCCGGCACTACCTGACCGACCGGCTGCTGCCGGGGCTGCCGACCGACCGGCTGCTCGCGCTCGGCTCGGAGGACGACCCGGAGATGTTCAACATGGCACACATGGGCCTGCGCCTGGCCCAGCGCGCCAACGGCGTCTCCCGGCTGCACGGGATCGTGTCCCGCGAGATGTTCGGCGGGTTGTGGTCGGGCTTCGACCGCGACGAGGTGCCGATCGGGTCGGTCACCAACGGTGTGCACGGCCCCACCTGGGAGGCCGGTCAGGTCACCGAGGTGATCGGGGAGCCGGGCGACGAGGTCCGCGGCACCTCCGACGCCGACCTGTGGGCGCTGCGGAACACGCTGCGGTCCCGGCTGGTCGACGAGGTACGGCGCCGGGTGAAGGCGGCCTGGCTGGAACGCGGCGCGTCCGAGCCGGAGCTCGGCTGGACCGATCACGTGTTCGATCCGGACGTGCTTACGGTCGGCTTCGCCCGCCGCGTCCCCACCTACAAGCGGCTCACCCTGATGCTGCGCGACCCCGAGCGGCTGCGGGCCCTGCTGCTCGACCCGCACCAGCCGGTCCAGCTGATCGTCGCCGGGAAGTCGCACCCCGCCGACGACGGCGGCAAGGCGCTGATCCAGCAGATCGTGCGGTTCGCCGACGACGCCGGTGTCCGGCACCGCATCGTGTTCCTGCCCGACTACGACATGTCGATGGCCCGCTACCTGTACTGGGGCTGCGACGTCTGGCTGAACAACCCGCTGCGCCCGCTCGAGGCGTGCGGGACCTCGGGCATGAAGTCCGCGCTGAACGGCGGCCTGAACCTGTCCATCCGGGACGGCTGGTGGGACGAGTTCTACGACGGCGGCAACGGCTGGGCGATCCCCACCGCGGACGGCGTCGAGGACCCGGCCCGGCGCGACGACCTGGAGGCCAACGCCCTGTACGAGCTGATCGCCACCCAGGTCGGGCCGGCGTTCTACGACCGCACCGACGGCGTCCCGCTGCGCTGGGTGGAGATGGTGCGTCACACCCTCACCACCCTGCGCCCGAAGGTCCAGGCGACCCGGATGGTGGGCGAGTACGTGCAGGACTGGTACGCCCCGGCGGCCCGCGCCGCCGCCGACGCCGCGGCCGACGACTACGCCGCGGCCCGGGACCTCGCCCAGTACCGGGCCCGGCTGACCAAGGCCTGGAACCACGTGCGGATCACCGGTGTCGACGCCTCCGGGCTGCCCGACACCCCGGTCGTGGGATCGCCGATGACGGTGCGAGCCGGGGTGGAGCTGGCCGGACTGGACCCCTCGGACGTCGTGGTGGAGGCCGTCGTCGGGCGGGTGAACGACGCCGACGAGCTCGCGGACCCGGTGACCGCCGCGATGGAGCACCGCGGCAACGGCAGCTGGGAGGTCGAGGTGCCGCTGCCGCACGCCGGGCTGACCGGCTACACGGTCCGCGTGCTGCCGCACCACCCGCACCTGGCGTCGTCGGTGGAGCTGGGCCGGATCGTGGTGGCGGCGGAGCCGCCCGTGAGTGGTTAG
- a CDS encoding zinc ribbon domain-containing protein, translating to MPRYEFRCRECSSTFEVDRPMAAASDPAPCPVGHADTVKLLSTVALGGRAGSGAPAPLPAGGGGCCGGGCCGG from the coding sequence ATGCCGCGCTACGAGTTCCGCTGCCGGGAGTGCAGCTCGACGTTCGAGGTGGACCGCCCGATGGCGGCGGCCTCGGATCCGGCGCCCTGTCCGGTCGGGCACGCCGACACCGTCAAGCTGCTGTCCACCGTCGCACTGGGCGGACGGGCCGGCAGCGGGGCGCCCGCGCCGCTCCCGGCCGGGGGCGGGGGCTGCTGCGGCGGAGGGTGCTGCGGGGGCTGA
- a CDS encoding alpha-1,4-glucan--maltose-1-phosphate maltosyltransferase, with translation MTGRLGIDDVTPFVQTGDPAKAVVGEVVPIRATVWREGHDAVAANVVFTPLGANGEPGTPRYVRMQPDGIGTDRFVAWVCPDAEGRWTFRVDAWSDPWATWRSGVEKKLAAGQSADELANDLELGARLLSRVGRRPSEKDSRDLLLGAANTLRDTALPLRARVAPALFDAVVKIMTERPVRELITHGPEREIHVDRRRALYGSWYEFFPRSTGGRDETGRPVHGTFATASKELDRVARMGFDVAYLPPIHPVGTVHRKGRNNSVHAEPGDVGSPWAIGSAAGGHDAIDPELGDFDDFDAFVARAGELGLEVALDLALQCAPDHPWVAAHPEWFTVRPDGTIAYAENPPKRYQDIYPLNFDRDPEGLYAECLRVVLLWVEHGVTIFRVDNPHTKPPNFWHWLIWEVKHRHPEVLFLAEAFTRPARLFGLARLGFTQSYTYFTWRTEKDELIDFATMHAEHADECRPNLFTNTPDILHESLQTGGPAMFAIRATLAATMSPTWGVYSGFELFEGTPVKPGSEEYLDSEKYELRPRDFESALNQGRSLEPYLTLLNEIRRAHPALQQLREIHFHEVDNDRLIAYSRLDPATGDQVLVVCTLDSYETQQGTVKLDMPALGLRYTDVVDVHDEISGQTFRWGEYNFVRLIPQDSVAHVLRLPAQVPLV, from the coding sequence ATGACGGGGCGGCTCGGGATCGACGACGTGACCCCGTTCGTGCAGACGGGCGACCCGGCGAAGGCGGTCGTCGGCGAGGTGGTCCCGATCCGGGCGACCGTGTGGCGCGAGGGCCACGACGCGGTCGCCGCGAACGTGGTGTTCACCCCGCTCGGCGCGAACGGCGAGCCCGGCACCCCGCGCTACGTGCGGATGCAGCCCGACGGGATCGGCACCGACCGGTTCGTCGCGTGGGTGTGCCCCGACGCCGAGGGCCGCTGGACGTTCCGGGTCGACGCCTGGAGCGACCCGTGGGCGACCTGGCGCTCGGGCGTCGAGAAGAAGCTCGCCGCCGGGCAGTCCGCCGACGAGCTGGCCAACGACCTCGAGCTCGGCGCCCGGCTGCTGTCCCGGGTCGGGCGGCGACCGTCCGAGAAGGACAGCCGGGACCTGCTCCTCGGTGCGGCGAACACCCTGCGGGACACCGCCCTTCCCCTGCGCGCGCGGGTCGCCCCGGCCCTGTTCGACGCCGTCGTGAAGATCATGACCGAGCGCCCGGTCCGGGAGCTGATCACGCACGGGCCGGAGCGGGAGATCCACGTCGACCGCAGGCGCGCCCTGTACGGCTCCTGGTACGAGTTCTTCCCGCGCTCGACCGGCGGGCGCGACGAGACCGGGCGGCCGGTGCACGGCACGTTCGCGACGGCGTCCAAGGAGCTGGACCGGGTCGCGCGGATGGGCTTCGACGTCGCCTACCTGCCGCCGATCCACCCGGTCGGCACGGTGCACCGCAAGGGCCGCAACAACTCCGTGCACGCCGAGCCGGGTGACGTCGGCTCGCCGTGGGCGATCGGCTCCGCCGCGGGCGGGCACGACGCCATCGATCCCGAGCTCGGCGACTTCGACGACTTCGACGCGTTCGTGGCCCGGGCCGGGGAGCTCGGCCTGGAGGTCGCGCTGGACCTCGCCCTGCAGTGCGCGCCGGACCACCCGTGGGTCGCCGCGCACCCGGAGTGGTTCACCGTCCGCCCGGACGGGACGATCGCCTACGCCGAGAACCCGCCGAAGCGCTACCAGGACATCTACCCGCTGAACTTCGACCGCGACCCGGAGGGCCTCTACGCCGAGTGCCTGCGCGTGGTCCTGCTCTGGGTCGAGCACGGCGTCACGATCTTCCGGGTCGACAACCCGCACACCAAGCCGCCGAACTTCTGGCACTGGCTGATCTGGGAGGTCAAGCACCGGCACCCCGAGGTGCTCTTCCTGGCCGAGGCGTTCACCCGCCCGGCCCGGCTGTTCGGGCTCGCACGGCTGGGCTTCACCCAGTCCTACACCTACTTCACGTGGCGGACCGAGAAGGACGAGCTGATCGACTTCGCCACGATGCACGCCGAGCACGCCGACGAGTGCCGGCCGAACCTGTTCACCAACACCCCGGACATCCTGCACGAGTCGCTGCAGACCGGTGGGCCGGCGATGTTCGCGATCCGCGCGACGCTGGCCGCGACGATGTCGCCGACGTGGGGGGTCTACTCCGGGTTCGAGCTGTTCGAGGGCACCCCGGTGAAGCCCGGCAGCGAGGAGTACCTCGACTCGGAGAAGTACGAGCTGCGCCCGCGCGACTTCGAGTCGGCGCTCAACCAGGGCCGGTCGCTGGAGCCCTACCTCACCCTGCTCAACGAGATCCGGCGCGCGCACCCGGCGCTGCAGCAGCTCCGCGAGATCCACTTCCACGAGGTCGACAACGACCGGCTGATCGCCTACTCCCGGCTCGACCCGGCGACCGGCGACCAGGTGCTCGTGGTGTGCACGCTGGACTCGTACGAGACGCAGCAGGGCACGGTCAAGCTGGACATGCCGGCGCTCGGGCTGCGCTACACCGACGTCGTCGACGTGCACGACGAGATCTCCGGCCAGACGTTCCGGTGGGGCGAGTACAACTTCGTCCGGCTGATCCCGCAGGACAGCGTGGCGCACGTGCTGCGGCTGCCGGCGCAGGTCCCGCTGGTCTGA
- a CDS encoding class I SAM-dependent methyltransferase yields MSSDPAPTPHATAEQVEAAWHDPKLANVLYHDWEAGTYDEKWSISYDERCIDYAVGRFRAAAPWDGRPYLRALELGSGTGFFLLNLMQAGVAERGVVTDLSPGMVAAATRNAEGLGLDVEGRVVDGEHIPFPDDSFDLVVGHAVLHHIPDVAAALREVHRVLEPGGRFVFAGEPTTVGDAYARTLGQWTWKATTTLTKLPPLQGWRRPQHELDESSRAAALESVVDIHTFDPADLERTARAAGFESVRASTEEFSAAMLGWPVRTFEAAVPAGKLGWNWAMFAYHGWQRLSWLDAHVLSRVVPRSWFYNALITGTAPR; encoded by the coding sequence ATGAGTTCGGACCCGGCGCCCACCCCGCACGCCACCGCCGAGCAGGTCGAGGCGGCCTGGCACGACCCGAAACTCGCCAACGTGCTCTACCACGACTGGGAGGCGGGCACCTACGACGAGAAGTGGTCGATCAGCTACGACGAGCGCTGCATCGACTACGCCGTCGGCCGGTTCCGCGCCGCCGCCCCGTGGGACGGGCGTCCCTACCTGCGGGCACTGGAGCTGGGCAGCGGTACCGGGTTCTTCCTGCTCAACCTCATGCAGGCCGGGGTGGCCGAGCGCGGCGTCGTCACCGACCTCTCCCCGGGCATGGTGGCTGCCGCGACGCGCAACGCGGAGGGCCTCGGCCTCGACGTCGAGGGCCGGGTCGTCGACGGCGAGCACATCCCGTTCCCGGACGACAGCTTCGACCTCGTCGTCGGGCACGCCGTGCTGCACCACATCCCGGACGTGGCGGCCGCGCTGCGCGAGGTGCACCGGGTGCTGGAGCCGGGTGGCCGGTTCGTCTTCGCCGGCGAGCCGACGACCGTCGGCGACGCCTACGCGCGCACGCTGGGGCAGTGGACCTGGAAGGCCACCACGACGCTGACGAAGCTGCCGCCGCTGCAGGGCTGGCGGCGCCCCCAGCACGAGCTCGACGAGTCGTCCCGCGCGGCCGCGCTGGAGTCGGTCGTGGACATCCACACGTTCGACCCGGCCGACCTGGAGCGCACCGCCCGCGCCGCCGGGTTCGAGTCCGTGCGGGCCAGCACCGAGGAGTTCTCGGCGGCGATGCTCGGCTGGCCGGTGCGGACGTTCGAGGCCGCCGTCCCGGCCGGCAAGCTCGGCTGGAACTGGGCGATGTTCGCCTACCACGGCTGGCAGCGGCTGTCCTGGCTGGACGCGCACGTCCTGTCCCGGGTCGTGCCGCGCAGCTGGTTCTACAACGCGTTGATCACCGGCACCGCGCCGCGATGA
- a CDS encoding ABC transporter ATP-binding protein, translating to MDAATVRRGSTTLLDAVDWRVELDERWVVLGPNGAGKTTLLRLAAAELHPTSGVVHVLGERMGRVNVFELRPRIGLTSAHLGIRIPGDEKVADVVVSAGYGVLGRWREEYENQDTGRAHQLLAQLGMGPLAGRAYGTLSEGERKRTMIARALMTDPELLLLDEPAAGLDLGGREDLVARLSDLAEDPDAPASVLVTHHVEEIPPGYTHGLLLRDGKVVAAGLLDEVMTSEPLSETFGLPLTVERRDGGRFGAYRRR from the coding sequence ATGGACGCCGCGACCGTCCGGCGCGGCTCCACCACGCTGCTCGACGCCGTCGACTGGCGGGTCGAGCTGGACGAGCGCTGGGTGGTGCTCGGCCCGAACGGCGCCGGCAAGACGACCCTGCTCCGCCTGGCCGCCGCCGAGCTGCACCCGACCTCCGGCGTCGTGCACGTGCTCGGCGAACGGATGGGCCGGGTCAACGTGTTCGAGCTGCGCCCGCGGATCGGCCTCACCTCGGCGCACCTCGGCATCCGGATCCCCGGTGACGAGAAGGTCGCCGACGTCGTCGTCTCGGCCGGGTACGGCGTGCTGGGCCGCTGGCGGGAGGAGTACGAGAACCAGGACACCGGCCGCGCGCACCAGCTGCTCGCCCAGCTCGGGATGGGCCCGCTGGCCGGCCGCGCCTACGGGACCCTGTCCGAGGGCGAGCGCAAGCGCACCATGATCGCCCGGGCGCTGATGACCGACCCGGAGCTGCTGCTGCTCGACGAGCCGGCCGCAGGGCTGGACCTCGGCGGGCGCGAGGACCTCGTCGCCCGGCTGTCGGACCTGGCCGAGGACCCGGACGCGCCGGCGTCGGTGCTGGTCACCCACCACGTCGAGGAGATCCCGCCGGGCTACACGCACGGGCTGCTGCTGCGCGACGGCAAGGTCGTCGCCGCCGGGCTGCTCGACGAGGTGATGACCTCCGAGCCGCTGTCGGAGACCTTCGGGCTGCCGCTGACGGTCGAGCGGCGCGACGGCGGGCGGTTCGGCGCCTACCGCAGGCGCTGA
- a CDS encoding enoyl-CoA hydratase/isomerase family protein yields MTEFVSLSVDDGVGTIRIDRPPMNALNRQIQGELLEVAAEASARADVRAVVVHGGEKTFAAGADVKEMAAMSYADMAPQARSLSAGLGAISTIPKPTVAAVTGYALGGGLEIALGADRRIAGDNAKLGFPEILLGIFPGGGGTQRAARLIGAPRTKDLIFTGRMVAAEEALEIGLVDEVVGADEVYPRAVAWAAQFAQGPALAYAAAKKAIDNGLETDLRTGLDLESELFAGVFASDDAKAGMASFVESGPGKATFTGR; encoded by the coding sequence GTGACCGAATTCGTGAGCCTGTCCGTGGACGACGGCGTCGGGACGATCCGGATCGACCGCCCGCCGATGAACGCCCTGAACCGGCAGATCCAGGGTGAGCTGCTGGAGGTGGCCGCCGAGGCGAGCGCCCGCGCCGACGTGCGCGCCGTCGTCGTCCACGGTGGAGAGAAGACCTTCGCCGCCGGGGCGGACGTCAAGGAGATGGCGGCGATGTCCTACGCGGACATGGCGCCGCAGGCCCGCAGCCTGTCCGCCGGGCTGGGGGCGATCTCGACGATCCCGAAGCCGACGGTGGCCGCGGTGACCGGCTACGCGCTCGGCGGCGGGCTGGAGATCGCGCTCGGTGCCGACCGCCGGATCGCGGGCGACAACGCCAAGCTCGGCTTCCCGGAGATCCTGCTGGGGATCTTCCCGGGTGGTGGCGGCACCCAGCGGGCCGCCCGGCTGATCGGTGCCCCGCGCACCAAGGACCTGATCTTCACCGGCCGGATGGTCGCCGCCGAGGAGGCGCTGGAGATCGGCCTGGTGGACGAGGTCGTCGGCGCCGACGAGGTCTACCCGCGGGCCGTGGCCTGGGCGGCGCAGTTCGCCCAGGGGCCCGCGCTGGCCTACGCCGCGGCGAAGAAGGCGATCGACAACGGCCTGGAGACCGACCTGCGCACCGGTCTGGACCTCGAGTCCGAGCTGTTCGCCGGGGTCTTCGCCTCCGACGACGCGAAGGCCGGCATGGCGTCGTTCGTCGAGAGCGGCCCCGGGAAGGCGACCTTCACCGGCCGCTGA
- the glgX gene encoding glycogen debranching protein GlgX: MPVFPLGAHPDDHGTRFAVASTSAEMVEVCLVDGPEHGGAGELTERRVELVEHTFGVWHGHVPGVKPGQRYGYRVHGPYRPFHGLRANPHKILVDPYATRITGAVTDVVAARGWHGDPMSGPPSTRDSLGSVPLSVVTAPDLAPRPPRPDVPWSETVISEIHVKGWTALHPEVPEAHRGTYLGLAHPAVIAHLQRIGITAVELLPVQANAPEPPLLERGAVNYWGYSTLGFLAPHPGYAAVEGNEAAEFRYLVDALHAAGIEVILDIVPNHTCEGGVGGTTLSYRGLDAPAYYSLGGSGHDADITGTGNTLDAGSPTVIRLVCDAMRHWVHAYGVDGFRVDLASVLGRPRSGVFSPDSALLTAIAQDPTLSTCKLIAEPWDATGEGYRVGGFGVAWSEWNGRYRDAVRDFWRGNGGGIAELASRLTGSSDIYAASGRRPWASVNFVTAHDGFTLRDLVSYERKHNEGNGENNRDGTDDNRSQNFGAEGETDDAGIRAARLATARAMLATLLLSIGTPMITGGDERWRTQGGNNNPYCRDDETSWVDWTASAETAALEAFTAKVAALRRESPVLHRDQFYVDGEVLWWDPSGRPMEPADWHDGDRQTLVVLLADYWLLVMHAGDKPVDCVLPAGHSFDPVLDSTTDDGEPADASPVDAGATVVLPPRSVRLLRSR, from the coding sequence GTGCCTGTCTTCCCGCTCGGTGCCCACCCCGACGACCACGGGACCCGCTTCGCGGTCGCCTCGACCAGCGCGGAGATGGTCGAGGTGTGCCTGGTCGACGGCCCGGAGCACGGCGGAGCCGGGGAGCTGACCGAGCGCCGGGTCGAGCTGGTCGAGCACACGTTCGGCGTCTGGCACGGGCACGTGCCCGGGGTGAAGCCGGGGCAGCGCTACGGCTACCGCGTGCACGGGCCGTACCGGCCGTTCCACGGGCTGCGGGCCAACCCCCACAAGATCCTCGTCGACCCGTACGCGACCCGGATCACGGGTGCGGTGACCGATGTCGTCGCGGCCCGCGGCTGGCACGGCGACCCGATGTCCGGACCGCCCAGCACCCGCGACTCGCTCGGCTCGGTGCCGCTGTCGGTGGTCACCGCGCCGGACCTCGCGCCCCGCCCGCCCCGCCCGGACGTGCCCTGGTCCGAGACCGTGATCTCGGAGATCCACGTCAAGGGCTGGACGGCGCTGCACCCCGAGGTCCCCGAGGCGCACCGCGGCACCTACCTCGGGCTGGCGCACCCGGCCGTGATCGCGCACCTGCAGCGGATCGGGATCACCGCCGTCGAGCTGCTGCCGGTGCAGGCGAACGCGCCCGAGCCGCCACTGCTGGAACGCGGCGCGGTGAACTACTGGGGCTACTCCACGCTCGGGTTCCTCGCCCCGCACCCCGGCTACGCCGCCGTCGAGGGCAACGAGGCCGCCGAGTTCCGCTACCTCGTCGACGCCCTGCACGCGGCCGGGATCGAGGTGATCCTCGACATCGTCCCGAACCACACCTGCGAGGGCGGGGTCGGCGGCACGACGCTGTCCTACCGCGGGCTGGACGCGCCGGCGTACTACTCGCTGGGCGGCTCGGGCCACGACGCCGACATCACCGGCACCGGGAACACCCTCGACGCCGGCTCGCCGACGGTGATCCGACTGGTCTGCGACGCGATGCGGCACTGGGTGCACGCCTACGGTGTCGACGGCTTCCGGGTCGACCTCGCCTCGGTGCTGGGCCGCCCGCGGTCGGGCGTGTTCTCGCCGGACTCCGCGCTGCTCACGGCGATCGCCCAGGACCCGACGCTGTCGACCTGCAAGCTGATCGCCGAGCCGTGGGACGCGACCGGGGAGGGCTACCGCGTCGGCGGGTTCGGCGTGGCCTGGTCGGAGTGGAACGGGCGCTACCGCGACGCCGTCCGGGACTTCTGGCGCGGGAACGGCGGCGGGATCGCCGAGCTCGCGTCCCGGCTCACCGGCAGCTCCGACATCTACGCGGCGTCCGGGCGGCGGCCGTGGGCCTCGGTCAACTTCGTGACCGCGCACGACGGCTTCACGCTGCGCGACCTCGTCTCCTACGAGCGCAAGCACAACGAGGGCAACGGCGAGAACAACCGCGACGGCACCGACGACAACCGCTCGCAGAACTTCGGGGCCGAGGGCGAGACCGACGACGCCGGCATCCGCGCCGCCCGGCTCGCCACCGCGCGCGCGATGCTGGCGACCCTGCTTCTCTCGATCGGCACCCCCATGATCACCGGCGGGGACGAGCGCTGGCGCACCCAGGGCGGCAACAACAACCCGTACTGCCGCGACGACGAGACGTCCTGGGTGGACTGGACCGCGAGCGCCGAGACCGCCGCGCTGGAGGCGTTCACCGCGAAGGTGGCCGCGCTGCGCCGGGAGTCCCCGGTCCTGCACCGCGACCAGTTCTACGTCGACGGCGAGGTCCTCTGGTGGGATCCCTCCGGGCGGCCGATGGAACCCGCCGACTGGCACGACGGGGACCGGCAGACCCTGGTCGTGCTGCTCGCCGACTACTGGCTGCTCGTGATGCACGCCGGGGACAAGCCGGTGGATTGCGTGCTCCCGGCCGGGCACTCCTTCGACCCGGTCCTGGACTCCACGACCGACGACGGCGAGCCCGCCGACGCCTCGCCGGTCGACGCCGGGGCGACGGTCGTGCTCCCGCCGCGCTCGGTACGCCTCCTGCGCAGCCGGTAG